From a single Nostoc sp. MS1 genomic region:
- a CDS encoding SCP2 sterol-binding domain-containing protein has protein sequence MAVDIQNLFNEKLPAGFAKNPGAAKEINAKYQWHITGEGGGSWYVDASDSGPSVTQGDPGKANCTVKISSEDFQTFYLDPRANSMQLYFSGKLQITGDQMLAMKIGELFKLSFS, from the coding sequence ATGGCTGTTGATATTCAAAATTTGTTTAACGAGAAACTTCCTGCTGGTTTCGCAAAGAATCCTGGTGCCGCAAAGGAAATAAATGCAAAGTATCAGTGGCATATTACAGGAGAAGGGGGGGGTTCATGGTACGTTGATGCGTCTGACTCTGGCCCGTCGGTAACACAAGGTGATCCAGGCAAAGCTAATTGCACTGTGAAAATAAGTAGCGAAGACTTCCAGACTTTTTATCTAGATCCCAGAGCTAATTCAATGCAGTTATATTTCAGTGGCAAACTACAAATAACAGGAGATCAAATGTTAGCTATGAAAATAGGTGAACTTTTTAAACTCAGCTTCAGCTGA